In Oncorhynchus gorbuscha isolate QuinsamMale2020 ecotype Even-year linkage group LG26, OgorEven_v1.0, whole genome shotgun sequence, the DNA window AGATAAGGCCTTATGTCCTTATCTTACACATGATAATGTGTCTGTTCTAATGTAACCCTATGTCCTGAAGATATTGCCTCAGTTAAACAGCAGATCTACTCTCCagtccctgggctcgaaccccaGCAGGGACATCATAGGCATGCCATACAGCGGTGGACCCCACTGTCCATTGTGGGAATGACATCCTGATGTTCACATTCCACAAAACAGGACATTCCAAACTTCTTAATTGACAGATGTATGTAAAGCCATATATTGTAACACTAGCAGGCCTTGTNNNNNNNNNNNNNNNNNNNNNNNNNNNNNNNNNNNNNNNNNNNNNNNNNNNNNNNNNNNNNNNNNNNNNNNNNNNNNNNNNNNNNNNNNNNNNNNNNNNNNNNNNNNNNNNNNNNNNNNNNNNNNNNNNNNNNNNNNNNNNNNNNNNNNNNNNNNNNNNNNNNNNNNNNNNNNNNNNNNNNNNNNNNNNNNNNNNNNNNNNNNNNNNNNNNNNNNNNNNNNNNNNNNNNNNNNNNNNNNNNNNNNNNNNNNNNNNNNNNNNNNNNNNNNNNNNNNNNNNNNNNNNNNNNNNNNNNNNNNNNNNNNNNNNNNNNNNNNNNNNNNNNNNNNNNNNNNNNNNNNNNNNNNNNNNNNNNNNNNNNNNNNNNNNNNNNNNNNNNNNNNNNNNNNNNNNNNNNNNNNNNNNNNNNNNNNNNNNNNNNNNNNNNNNNNNNNNNNNNNNNNNNNNNNNNNNNNNNNNNNNNNNNNNNNNNNNNNNNNNNNNNNNNNNNNNNNNNNNNNGAATGAATggtattcttgaagaatataactttgtaaatgcctcatgagcttagttcaactgtcgtaccccatcagaacccaaaatataagcttgttttactccaatgtttgtaaacaatgcaaATGTAAACAAAAACTGTACAGCCTAACAACATgattaaaactataatgttgatatcatggatggtcaagcccttgcatccatagctctgtataTGAATTAGAGTGGTTATGTTTCTCCAGGCCCGTCCCTCAGCATTTTACAAAAACAAAGGCCGGGtgcgctttgttattgttttgatTTAAGGATCCTAGCTTTATGCTGATCTATATTGGTGGTTATGCTGGGCTTTCGAAGTCTTAAGTCTATATCAGTCTATCATGGTGTTGTTGCAGATGGCTTGCCAGGAAAAAAGACACAGAGTCCCTCAAGTCTCTTCAACCTGAACTCTGGTAAGCAAAAATAAAAATGCAATCTGTCATGTGGTAGCTATTTAGCTGCTATACACATTTCAATTTAGTTTTTTCCCTTATGATTTTCTCATTGATATCTTGTCTCTAAATTGTTAAGAACAATTCCGTAGACTGTAAGGAAAATGGACAGTAAATTATTCTTCTTCAGGCCTCTTCTCTCAGCAGAGCAGAACCACCTCCTTCACCTGGTGGTGCAAGAGCGGATCACCCCCTCTGGACAGGGGATTTAGTACAGTCCAGATCAACTCACTACACCCCCTCGGAATGACACATAATGGAACATTCCTGTCTTGGTCTGTTGTAGGGCCTCTTGAATAATGTGGGGTTGTCTTTTCTAAAGAAACATGGGAACCGGACCAAGCATGTCGTTGGacatactgtacatcttactgcaTCCCCTGTTATGCCTATTAGTGGTCACAGGATTGCTCTCGTGGTGAAGTCTTGCATCAAATAGTTATTTATTGGAAATATGTTGAATAGATGAAATATGAATGAAAAATCTGCTTTTTTTCTAGCGTTTTTATTTTGTTAATAAATTGTATAGTCTGAACAAACATGGCTTAAATTCCAATGTAATTACACAACAGAATCCCTCTACTGCATTATAATAAATGGTGATATTACATACACCGCATTGACCTCTGTTCCTGGTTGACCTTTTTCACTTGTACAAATTAAAATGTACTTTGATATAGCAGCCAACCAAAACTCAGAATCACACACGTGATTAAAATTTACTTTGATATAGCAGCCAACCAAAACTCAGAATCACACACTATTAAAATGCACTTAGAATACACGTTACGACAATTACACAACAAACGGTTACAATGTATTTGGATCAAAAAACAATTACAATTGATTATAAAATACTTcagatataaaaaataaaaattcaaaTTCCTTTTAAAACATGTACTGGAAATTAAGCTTGTTTGCTGATTGTTCAAGTACTGCAACAGGTATGTAGCATACCTtgaaatatacagtactatatcaATTACACATGACAAATCTCCCATTTGAACAGGCATGCAGTAGTCCGCATAGAAATTGATTGTGCATACAATTCTTTGGGGTCCGCTCTCCCCCCTTCTGTACCACCTTCCTCCTCACAAGAAAAATCGGAATACTGGGACTGTTAATAAACAAATTAAGAccctaccctccatccctctccaacaCAATGCAAAAACGTAATAAAACTATCCTTCCTTAcaatcctcctctccccttcattcCTTGTTCCACTACTCGCTCTTCTTGCGTAGGACCACGTAGATGACGCCCAGTATGAAGGTGAGAACGAAGGAGATCCAGGCCAGGATGAAAGAGTGTCCGAACCAGCCCTGGTCCTGCTTGTGGAAGATGTCCGTGTAGATGGACGCAGCAATCATTACACACAGACCTAGATGGAGACGAGGGGAGATTTCAAAACACCTGTTAGGTTAATAACAGTTATGTGCTGTACTGGAGACATCACCTCAAAAGTCACTCATAGGGCTGTAGACACAACTGCTGATGAGACCATTTCAACCTGAACTTAAATAACAGTGATAGTTATAGCAATAAACAATAGTGTTTTTGAAGACTGGATGATTAGTTATCCGTTTGCATTAGTTATTAGTTTGTTTGCTACTGCTGGATGGGACTATAATAGAACATTTACACTGTGTTTATATCAATGTCATTACATAGATTATAGGGTATTAAGATGCAGATACAGGGACCCAAGCTACTTACAGGAGATGAGCATCAAGGCTCCAGAGAAGGTGAACCTCTGGCCCTTGGACAAGGTGAAGAGTTGAGCCACGAACACAAACAGGCCCAGGATGGAGAAGATGCAGGCCAGCACTGCTCCGGCCTGCACTACCTGGAGGTATTCTATAGGGGGGTACAGAGAGAACAGGGCTCCATGAGATAGGAAGATGCACAATACTGATCCTGACACACTATACCCTTGTCATACAGAACAATGACAGTCATTTATTTTCATTCATAATaattacaaaatatatatatttttgtccatgtaatgtaggcctaccagcaGGGGTAGAAATGAAACCATTCTGGGAACTCACCATAGTAAAATTAACACACACTAGTTTCACTTTGGAAGCTTAATTCGACCCTGCCTACCGAGCGAGTATAAGCATACGCACATATCCACTCTATCTTGTTTTGGTAGAAGCTAATAGTGTGTAGCCATAATAAGAGGTGAGCACACAGATGCTGTATCTTAATGTGAGCCAGTTTCAAcctgcaggaaaataatcctgcaccaacaggaaatgtgaatgacatttttgtaggggttgatacatttttcgttggGAAAATCAAGTCAGACATTTTAAAGTAGAATTTACAAACTTTCAAAGCCTTTTCAAACCTTGAGTACACTACACGTTGGTttttcctgctgtgcaggaaaattcctgcaacaacagggtcatcaaattaagatatggcaTCTAATATACCTTCAGCATAGTCTCCTTTGAGGTTGGTGTAGTGCCAAGCTGAGCCTGACAGTTCCCACCGGCCCCACACATCTGTGGCCACTGAGTCTGTGAGCCACCAGGCCTGCAGAAAACAACACAGGAGAAGAGTAGCAAAGTCATTGTAACAAAACGTACTAACAGCTATATCATCTCATAACAGTGTTGTAACCGTGTTTTCAGTGTTGGATACTTAGGCCCAACGGTGGACATTTTTGTTCTAGCCCCTGTATTTATTATGGTGTCCATAAAGACGTTCTGAAGTTCATATGGAGCAGGAGAACAGATGGAAATGAAGGGGTCACTGAGGTGACATTGGAAGCATGTGAAAGTAAGAAAAAGGAGAGGGGATATGTATTTACTTACGTTATCAATGGTTGCAACCAGAAGCAGGATGATGgcagtaatgtgaagaacaacgaTTCCAGCCAGGACCAACATTGTGACTAACTGAG includes these proteins:
- the LOC124015853 gene encoding epithelial membrane protein 2-like — protein: MLVLAGIVVLHITAIILLLVATIDNAWWLTDSVATDVWGRWELSGSAWHYTNLKGDYAEEYLQVVQAGAVLACIFSILGLFVFVAQLFTLSKGQRFTFSGALMLISCLCVMIAASIYTDIFHKQDQGWFGHSFILAWISFVLTFILGVIYVVLRKKSE